The Acidobacteriota bacterium genome has a window encoding:
- a CDS encoding RNA polymerase subunit sigma-24, whose amino-acid sequence MRALWRSARSERGPDRLHLARIVEKVFRSDGRRVLAGLVRMTGDLDTAEDALQEATARALASWERDGIPDNPGAWLNTVSRRIAIDRMRRDRSAALPDDLEAAAYDTFADPPAIEDDRLRLLFVCCHPSLSPEASSALALRTLVGLTTREIARAFVEPEPTTAQRIVRAKKKIREAGIPFEIPPRHKLDERIDTVLSVIYLIFNEGYASTEAVSLIRPDLVAEAIRLARLAVELMPESAEAKGLLALLLLTDARRAARISEDGDLVPLEDQDREAWDRSRIDEGTRILDEALAVAAPGPYQIQAAIAALHGTAPNAAETDWKQIALLYRALPRYIRNPVVELNAAVASAMASDPVSSLDWIARIEESGALRNYHLLPASKADLLRRLGRFDEASAAYARAIELVTSPAERRYLEKRLEECRTGEREPAN is encoded by the coding sequence GCCTGATCGCTTGCACCTCGCGCGAATCGTCGAAAAAGTCTTCCGATCCGATGGCCGGCGTGTCCTCGCCGGCCTCGTTCGGATGACCGGTGATCTAGACACTGCTGAGGATGCTCTGCAGGAGGCGACGGCACGTGCGCTCGCGTCGTGGGAGCGCGACGGCATCCCCGACAACCCAGGGGCATGGCTCAACACCGTTTCGCGCCGCATCGCCATCGACCGCATGCGGCGGGATCGAAGCGCTGCTCTGCCCGATGATCTCGAAGCCGCCGCGTATGACACCTTCGCCGATCCCCCGGCAATCGAGGACGATCGTCTGCGGCTGCTCTTCGTCTGCTGTCATCCCTCCCTCTCCCCCGAAGCCAGCTCCGCACTCGCCCTCCGCACCCTCGTAGGACTCACCACGCGCGAGATTGCCCGCGCCTTCGTCGAGCCGGAACCGACCACCGCGCAGCGGATCGTCCGCGCGAAGAAAAAGATCCGGGAGGCGGGCATCCCATTCGAGATCCCGCCGCGTCACAAACTCGATGAACGGATCGACACCGTCCTCTCGGTCATCTACCTGATCTTCAACGAAGGTTACGCATCGACCGAGGCGGTGTCGCTGATCCGGCCGGATCTGGTCGCAGAAGCGATCCGGCTCGCGCGACTCGCCGTCGAGCTGATGCCGGAGTCGGCGGAGGCGAAGGGCCTGCTCGCGCTCCTTCTGCTGACCGATGCGCGACGGGCCGCGAGGATCTCGGAGGATGGCGATCTCGTTCCGCTCGAGGATCAGGATCGCGAGGCGTGGGACCGGAGCCGGATCGACGAGGGAACCAGAATTCTCGACGAGGCGCTCGCGGTCGCTGCTCCGGGGCCGTATCAGATCCAGGCCGCGATCGCAGCGTTGCACGGCACGGCTCCGAACGCCGCAGAGACGGACTGGAAGCAGATCGCGCTGCTCTACCGTGCCCTCCCCCGCTACATCCGGAACCCCGTGGTCGAGCTCAACGCCGCGGTGGCGAGCGCGATGGCTTCCGATCCGGTGAGCTCGCTCGATTGGATCGCACGGATCGAAGAGAGCGGCGCACTCCGGAACTACCACCTTCTCCCCGCGTCGAAAGCGGACCTCCTCCGCAGACTCGGCCGATTCGACGAAGCATCCGCCGCCTACGCCCGGGCAATCGAGCTGGTGACCAGCCCGGCGGAGAGGCGCTATCTCGAAAAACGGCTGGAAGAGTGCAGAACGGGAGAGCGGGAACCGGCGAACTGA